A window from Micromonospora profundi encodes these proteins:
- a CDS encoding ABC transporter substrate-binding protein: MKKVLALGLIAATAIALTGCTDSDASNPSDQSSGELRKVRVAALPITETAALWGGIKAGIFAERGLQVEVLPAQGGAQSIPALLNGDIDFAIGQPFGPFRADLRNLGVVIIGNYASSYASGDDINAVMASAKSGIKRPADLAGKRVAVNSLGAAGDVTIMAAVEKDGGDPSKIKFVEVAFPDAPAQLEAGNIDAAWVPEPFVTQLKSRGDTFVVAPYQAVVPGLTTLTTITTKEQTEKDAKLVEDFSAAMKKTLEWAKDPANEAAVRQAIKDNLQLPPPVADSVKLPEFGWEIDRSSLQTLTELAQKYKVLDKQPNFDRLIQQQ, from the coding sequence ATGAAGAAGGTTCTGGCTCTCGGGCTGATCGCCGCTACCGCGATCGCCCTCACCGGATGTACCGACTCCGACGCGTCCAACCCGTCCGACCAGTCCTCTGGCGAGCTGCGCAAGGTACGGGTCGCCGCGCTGCCCATCACCGAGACCGCCGCGCTGTGGGGCGGCATCAAGGCGGGCATCTTCGCCGAACGCGGGCTCCAGGTCGAGGTGCTGCCCGCCCAGGGTGGCGCGCAGTCCATTCCCGCCCTGCTGAACGGCGACATCGACTTCGCGATCGGCCAGCCCTTCGGCCCGTTCCGGGCCGACCTGCGCAACCTCGGCGTCGTCATCATCGGCAACTACGCCTCGTCCTACGCCAGCGGCGACGACATCAACGCAGTGATGGCCTCCGCGAAGTCCGGCATCAAGCGGCCGGCCGACCTCGCGGGCAAGCGTGTCGCTGTCAACAGCCTCGGCGCGGCCGGCGATGTGACGATCATGGCGGCGGTCGAGAAGGACGGCGGCGACCCATCCAAGATCAAATTCGTCGAGGTCGCCTTCCCGGACGCCCCGGCCCAGCTCGAAGCCGGCAACATCGACGCCGCCTGGGTGCCCGAGCCCTTCGTCACGCAGCTCAAGAGCCGCGGTGACACATTCGTCGTCGCGCCCTACCAGGCGGTCGTGCCCGGCCTCACCACCCTCACCACGATCACCACAAAGGAGCAGACCGAGAAGGACGCCAAACTGGTCGAGGACTTCTCGGCGGCGATGAAGAAGACACTGGAGTGGGCCAAGGACCCCGCCAACGAGGCGGCCGTCCGGCAGGCCATCAAGGACAATCTTCAACTGCCGCCGCCGGTGGCCGACTCGGTGAAACTCCCGGAGTTCGGTTGGGAGATCGACCGCTCAAGCCTGCAGACGCTCACGGAACTCGCGCAGAAGTACAAGGTGCTCGACAAGCAACCCAACTTCGACCGCCTCATCCAACAGCAGTAG
- a CDS encoding ABC transporter permease, which yields MRVHSARRLRTLRKASLGVAGLAGFLVVWQMVPTLGLVNPQYLPYVTDVLARLVEQVVDLAFWRRLGSTMTSWAIGLTVATVAAVVLGTVVGLVPFLRRATHTVVEFLRPIPSVALIPLAVLMFGIQMRAALVVIIYASFWQVFVQVIYGVADVDAVARDTARSFGLTRREQLTHLVLPTTLPYLMTGLRLAAAVALILAITAEMVIGNPGLGRMIELSRSAGDATGLYALVVVTGLLGLLVNLVFRFVERRVLSWHQSVRGEEVL from the coding sequence ATGCGCGTCCATTCCGCCCGACGCCTGCGCACGTTACGCAAGGCGTCACTGGGCGTCGCCGGCCTGGCCGGGTTCCTCGTCGTCTGGCAGATGGTCCCGACGCTGGGTCTGGTCAACCCGCAGTACCTGCCCTACGTGACCGACGTGCTGGCGCGACTTGTCGAGCAGGTCGTCGACCTCGCCTTCTGGCGGAGGCTGGGCAGCACCATGACGTCCTGGGCGATCGGCCTGACGGTGGCGACGGTCGCCGCGGTCGTCCTCGGCACGGTCGTCGGCCTGGTGCCGTTCCTGCGGCGCGCGACCCACACTGTTGTCGAGTTCCTGCGACCGATCCCGTCGGTCGCCCTCATTCCGCTCGCCGTCCTGATGTTCGGCATCCAGATGCGGGCCGCCCTCGTCGTCATCATCTACGCCTCGTTCTGGCAGGTGTTCGTCCAGGTGATCTACGGCGTCGCCGACGTCGACGCGGTCGCCCGGGACACCGCCCGCAGTTTCGGCCTGACCCGGCGCGAACAGTTGACGCACCTCGTGCTGCCGACCACCCTGCCGTACCTCATGACGGGCCTGCGGCTCGCGGCGGCGGTCGCGCTCATCCTCGCCATCACGGCGGAGATGGTGATCGGCAACCCCGGTCTCGGGCGCATGATCGAGCTGTCCCGGTCCGCCGGAGACGCCACCGGCCTCTACGCCCTCGTCGTCGTCACCGGCCTGCTCGGGCTCCTGGTGAACCTCGTCTTCCGGTTCGTCGAGCGTCGTGTGCTGTCGTGGCACCAGTCCGTACGAGGGGAGGAGGTGCTGTGA
- a CDS encoding ABC transporter permease yields the protein MTAYTGRIAATPRGRTVGSRLVVSLLNAFGLPMLLLVIWGLASTRATSGFFPDPLTIARAFLDTWVGPAFVEDVLPSLARLGLGVAASIVLGIAAGTVIGLAHWLRELLEPLLEFVRAIPPPVLIPVAMLLLGITDTMKVVVIVSGAVWPILLNTIEGVRATDSVMKETADSFQVTWWERLWFLVLPAASPRIMAGVRQALSVALILMVISEMFASSSGLGYRIAYFQRNYLIAEMWSGILLLGLVGILLAVLFGLVERRVLRWYHGIREVNRA from the coding sequence GTGACCGCGTACACCGGTCGGATCGCCGCCACGCCGCGCGGCCGCACCGTCGGATCGCGCCTCGTGGTGAGCCTGCTCAACGCGTTCGGGCTGCCGATGCTGCTCCTGGTGATCTGGGGGCTGGCGTCGACGAGGGCGACGAGCGGGTTCTTTCCCGACCCGTTGACTATCGCCCGGGCGTTCTTGGACACGTGGGTGGGTCCCGCGTTCGTCGAGGACGTACTGCCGAGCCTCGCCCGCCTCGGCCTCGGTGTCGCCGCGTCGATAGTGCTCGGCATCGCCGCCGGCACCGTCATCGGCCTGGCCCACTGGTTGCGCGAACTCCTCGAACCGCTGCTGGAGTTCGTCCGGGCGATCCCGCCGCCGGTGCTGATCCCCGTGGCAATGCTCCTGCTGGGCATCACGGACACCATGAAGGTTGTCGTCATCGTCTCCGGCGCGGTCTGGCCGATCCTGTTGAACACGATCGAGGGCGTCCGGGCCACGGACAGCGTCATGAAGGAGACCGCCGACTCGTTCCAGGTCACCTGGTGGGAGCGGCTCTGGTTCCTCGTACTCCCGGCAGCCAGCCCGCGCATCATGGCCGGGGTCCGCCAGGCCCTCTCGGTCGCGCTCATCCTGATGGTGATCTCCGAGATGTTCGCGTCGTCCTCCGGGCTCGGCTACCGGATCGCCTACTTCCAGCGCAACTACCTCATCGCCGAGATGTGGAGCGGCATCCTCCTGCTCGGCCTCGTCGGCATCCTGCTCGCCGTACTTTTCGGGCTCGTCGAACGGCGCGTCCTGCGCTGGTACCACGGAATCAGGGAGGTCAACCGTGCCTGA
- a CDS encoding ABC transporter ATP-binding protein, translating into MPDRSTLLRVEHLRKVYESTTGDVEAIGDISFTMDAGQLVCIVGPSGCGKTTLLKCLAGLLRPTGGVVEMDGSPVTGPSPAMAVVFQEYGRSLYPWLTVRGNVELPLRHKKLSRTQRNQLVVDALDAVGLAHAARSHPWQLSGGMQQRVAIARALAYQPEILIMDEPFAAVDAQTRADLEDLVRELHTNREISVLFVTHDIDESVYLGQRVLVLSASPTHVQEDIVVDLPAERDQITTRALPRFTELRTHVYDQIQRAKRGQPVAPGTTP; encoded by the coding sequence GTGCCTGACCGGAGCACCCTGCTGCGGGTGGAGCACCTGCGGAAGGTCTACGAGTCGACGACGGGTGACGTCGAGGCGATCGGGGACATCAGCTTCACGATGGACGCCGGTCAACTCGTCTGCATCGTCGGGCCGTCCGGCTGCGGCAAGACCACCCTGCTGAAGTGCCTCGCCGGCCTGCTGCGCCCGACAGGTGGCGTGGTCGAGATGGACGGCTCACCGGTGACGGGGCCGAGCCCCGCCATGGCCGTCGTGTTCCAGGAGTACGGCCGCAGCCTCTATCCGTGGCTGACGGTACGCGGCAACGTCGAGCTTCCGCTGCGGCACAAGAAGCTCTCCCGGACGCAGCGCAACCAACTGGTCGTCGACGCTCTCGACGCGGTGGGCCTGGCGCACGCCGCCCGCAGCCACCCGTGGCAGCTCTCCGGTGGGATGCAGCAGCGCGTGGCAATCGCACGGGCCCTCGCCTACCAGCCGGAGATCCTGATCATGGACGAACCGTTCGCGGCTGTGGACGCGCAGACCCGGGCGGACCTGGAAGACCTGGTGCGTGAGCTGCACACCAACCGCGAGATATCGGTCCTCTTCGTCACGCACGACATCGACGAGTCGGTGTATCTGGGTCAGCGCGTCCTGGTGCTGTCCGCGTCGCCGACCCACGTCCAGGAGGACATCGTCGTCGACCTGCCGGCGGAGCGCGATCAAATCACAACACGCGCCCTGCCTCGTTTCACCGAACTGCGGACACACGTCTACGACCAGATCCAGCGGGCCAAGCGGGGGCAGCCGGTAGCCCCGGGGACCACGCCGTGA
- a CDS encoding PaaX family transcriptional regulator: protein MGSRQPKQLLLAFFGEHVVDNATGPIRASALISVLEGADVAAPATRATLDRLVHSGILARTRSGRETLFSLTEHGAAVLREATDRVRGPRPFDPQGSGWTLVTFSIPEGQRTLRHRLRSILTWEGFAPLRDGLWLAPGEVDLAGSLEPLQQDLAPNAVVAFHARELAGFPIAESVRAAWDIEAIRRAHLAFIEVWDDSAAATMAPSALTVRTMLVADWLALLRADPRLPAEFMDAQWPATRSAETYRRMHDRLAEASAAEFAELVAARPTARRGSGPSGQPSAPSPRRSAAARPR, encoded by the coding sequence GTGGGTAGTCGGCAGCCGAAACAACTGCTGCTCGCCTTCTTCGGCGAGCATGTCGTCGACAACGCCACGGGGCCGATCCGGGCGAGCGCCCTGATCAGTGTGCTGGAGGGCGCGGACGTCGCCGCACCGGCGACCCGTGCGACACTCGACCGCCTCGTGCACAGCGGCATCCTGGCGCGTACCAGGAGTGGCCGGGAGACCCTGTTCTCGCTCACCGAGCACGGGGCCGCTGTGCTGCGCGAGGCGACGGACCGCGTACGTGGCCCACGGCCGTTCGACCCCCAGGGCAGCGGGTGGACCCTCGTCACCTTCTCCATCCCCGAAGGCCAGCGGACGCTGCGGCACCGGCTGCGCTCGATCCTCACCTGGGAGGGTTTCGCGCCGCTGCGCGACGGGCTCTGGCTGGCGCCCGGGGAGGTCGACCTCGCCGGATCGCTGGAGCCGCTACAGCAGGATCTCGCGCCCAACGCCGTTGTCGCCTTCCACGCCCGCGAGCTAGCCGGGTTTCCGATCGCCGAGAGCGTGCGCGCCGCCTGGGACATCGAGGCGATCCGGCGCGCGCACCTCGCGTTCATCGAGGTGTGGGACGACAGTGCCGCCGCGACAATGGCACCGAGCGCCCTGACAGTGCGCACGATGCTGGTGGCCGACTGGCTGGCGCTGCTGCGCGCCGACCCGAGGCTGCCGGCCGAGTTCATGGACGCGCAGTGGCCGGCCACCCGGTCGGCGGAGACCTACCGCCGGATGCACGACAGGCTGGCCGAGGCGTCCGCCGCGGAGTTCGCCGAGCTCGTCGCCGCCCGTCCGACTGCTAGACGCGGAAGCGGGCCCTCAGGTCAGCCTTCCGCACCTTCCCCGAGGCGGTCCGCGGCAGCTCGTCCACGATGA
- a CDS encoding acyl-CoA synthetase, which yields MHKHGIGAWMAKRRLKSPDKVALIHGEGETMTYGQFTDGVDRISAVLRQRGVGRGDAVAYLGGNSPDLLQTMFGAAQIGAVFVPVNTRLAPPEIAYILGDCGARVLIHDPDFTAPVASAAPAAGTPHVVVTGEGTATGPGLADLARAADGFTGHAVTTHRDPAAIVYTSGTTGRAKGAVLTHGNLTWVALNCVVDYDVVSTDVALMISPLFHVASLGMGALPVILKGATMVLEKTFEPGRALAQIERHGVTMLSGVPTTYQLIADHPDWARTDLSTLAKLTCGGSAVPARILNAYEARGLSFSQGYGMTEAAPGATALPPAMTRAKQGSVGLPHFFTDVRITDGTGAVVPAGVVGEIEIAGPNVFPGYHGLPEATAEAFTADGWFRSGDLGHLDDDGYLYISGRLKDMIISGGENIYPAELEHLLGEIDGVTSAAVIGVPDDRWGEVPWAILTVREGVSLDTDTVRAALDGRIARYKLPKNVVIVDELPRTASGKVRKADLRARFRV from the coding sequence ATGCACAAGCACGGAATCGGCGCGTGGATGGCCAAGCGCCGCCTCAAGTCCCCGGACAAGGTCGCCCTCATCCACGGCGAGGGCGAGACGATGACGTACGGGCAGTTCACCGACGGCGTGGACCGCATCTCGGCTGTGCTGCGGCAGCGGGGCGTCGGCAGGGGCGACGCCGTCGCGTACCTCGGCGGGAACAGCCCGGACCTTCTCCAGACGATGTTCGGGGCAGCACAGATCGGGGCCGTCTTCGTGCCCGTCAACACCCGGCTGGCACCACCGGAGATCGCCTACATCCTCGGCGACTGCGGCGCGCGGGTGCTGATCCACGACCCGGACTTCACGGCGCCGGTGGCCTCCGCCGCACCGGCCGCCGGGACCCCGCACGTCGTCGTCACCGGCGAGGGCACCGCTACCGGCCCCGGGCTCGCCGATCTGGCGCGGGCCGCTGACGGGTTCACCGGTCACGCCGTCACCACCCACCGGGATCCGGCGGCAATCGTCTACACCTCGGGCACGACCGGCAGGGCCAAGGGGGCAGTGCTGACCCATGGCAACCTCACCTGGGTCGCGCTCAACTGCGTTGTCGACTACGACGTCGTCTCGACCGACGTCGCGCTCATGATCTCGCCGCTGTTCCATGTCGCCTCGCTCGGCATGGGCGCCCTGCCCGTCATCCTCAAGGGCGCCACGATGGTCCTGGAGAAGACCTTCGAGCCGGGCCGCGCGCTCGCGCAGATCGAGCGTCACGGCGTCACGATGCTCAGCGGCGTGCCGACCACCTACCAGCTGATCGCCGACCATCCCGACTGGGCCCGCACCGACCTGTCGACGCTCGCCAAGCTCACCTGCGGAGGTTCAGCGGTGCCGGCCCGCATCCTCAACGCGTACGAGGCGCGGGGCCTGTCGTTCTCGCAGGGGTACGGCATGACCGAGGCCGCACCGGGTGCGACAGCGCTGCCACCGGCGATGACCCGCGCCAAGCAGGGCAGCGTCGGCCTGCCGCACTTCTTCACCGACGTACGGATCACCGACGGCACCGGTGCCGTGGTGCCCGCTGGCGTCGTCGGCGAGATCGAGATAGCCGGGCCCAACGTCTTCCCCGGCTACCACGGGCTTCCGGAGGCGACCGCCGAGGCGTTCACCGCCGACGGGTGGTTCCGCTCCGGCGACCTGGGTCACCTGGACGACGACGGTTACCTCTACATCTCCGGCCGACTCAAGGACATGATCATTTCGGGGGGCGAGAACATCTACCCGGCCGAACTCGAACACCTGCTCGGCGAGATCGACGGGGTCACCTCGGCGGCGGTCATCGGCGTGCCCGACGACCGCTGGGGGGAGGTGCCGTGGGCGATCCTCACCGTACGGGAGGGGGTGTCTCTGGACACGGACACCGTACGGGCTGCCCTTGACGGCAGGATCGCGCGCTACAAGCTGCCGAAGAACGTCGTCATCGTGGACGAGCTGCCGCGGACCGCCTCGGGGAAGGTGCGGAAGGCTGACCTGAGGGCCCGCTTCCGCGTCTAG
- a CDS encoding MaoC family dehydratase, with protein MTTTITYDQLAHLGGTDLGHSAYRTVAQDQVNLFADATDDHQWIHVDPERARSGPFGAPIAHGFLTLSLAVPFWTELLEVKGVSTKVNYGLDKVRFPAPVVVGSRVRMQATVVEVVEVRGGYQLVVDQTIEIEGGTKPAVVARGLYRFYA; from the coding sequence ATGACGACGACAATCACCTACGACCAGCTCGCCCACCTCGGCGGTACCGACCTCGGCCACAGCGCGTACCGGACTGTCGCCCAGGACCAGGTGAACCTCTTCGCCGACGCCACCGACGACCACCAGTGGATCCACGTCGACCCCGAGCGGGCCAGGTCCGGGCCGTTCGGCGCGCCGATCGCCCACGGTTTCCTCACCCTCTCGCTGGCAGTGCCGTTCTGGACCGAGCTGCTCGAGGTCAAGGGCGTGTCCACGAAGGTGAACTACGGCCTGGACAAGGTGCGCTTCCCCGCGCCGGTAGTGGTCGGGTCGCGGGTGCGCATGCAGGCGACGGTCGTCGAGGTCGTCGAGGTCCGCGGCGGGTACCAGCTTGTCGTCGACCAGACGATCGAGATCGAGGGCGGCACCAAGCCCGCCGTCGTCGCGCGAGGGCTGTACCGCTTCTACGCCTGA
- a CDS encoding amidohydrolase family protein, with protein MYQPAIDFDTITAIDMHVHIEVDDHGHSSLPEPLVAAVSKYFRTDGPRPAVDAVAKYYRERSMAAVVFTVDARTQLRHQPLSSTDIARAAAAHADVLIPFGSVDPRTGEAALELATRLIEEEGVRGFKFHPTVQGFDPSHDEYAPLWGLLERAGVPALFHTGQTGIGAGTPGGYGLRLGLSNPMLLDPIAADFPDLQIIMAHPSVPWQDEALSVATHKHNTWIDLSGWSPKYFPAELVRYANSVLKRRVLFGTDYPLLTPDRWLRDVATTDLKPDVLPGILKDNAARLLGLARERREEAP; from the coding sequence ATGTACCAGCCCGCGATCGACTTCGACACCATCACTGCCATCGACATGCACGTGCACATCGAGGTCGACGACCACGGCCACAGCTCACTGCCCGAGCCGCTCGTGGCGGCCGTGTCGAAATACTTCCGGACCGACGGGCCACGACCTGCCGTCGACGCTGTGGCGAAGTACTACCGCGAGCGCAGCATGGCCGCCGTCGTCTTCACAGTGGACGCGCGTACGCAACTGAGGCACCAGCCGCTGTCCAGCACCGACATCGCCCGCGCGGCGGCCGCGCACGCCGACGTGCTCATCCCCTTCGGGTCGGTGGACCCGCGCACCGGCGAAGCGGCACTCGAACTCGCCACCCGCCTGATCGAGGAGGAGGGCGTACGCGGCTTCAAGTTCCACCCCACCGTGCAGGGCTTCGACCCCAGCCACGACGAGTACGCGCCGCTGTGGGGCCTCCTTGAGCGGGCGGGCGTTCCGGCGCTCTTCCACACCGGGCAGACCGGCATCGGGGCCGGCACACCGGGCGGCTACGGCCTGCGGCTCGGCCTGTCGAACCCGATGCTGCTCGACCCGATCGCGGCGGACTTCCCCGACCTGCAGATCATCATGGCCCACCCGTCGGTGCCCTGGCAGGACGAGGCCCTGTCGGTGGCCACGCACAAGCACAACACGTGGATCGACCTGTCCGGCTGGAGCCCCAAATACTTCCCCGCCGAGCTGGTGCGCTACGCCAACTCGGTGCTGAAACGACGGGTGCTCTTCGGCACCGACTACCCACTGCTCACCCCGGACCGGTGGCTGCGCGACGTGGCAACCACCGACCTCAAGCCGGACGTGCTCCCGGGCATCCTGAAGGACAACGCGGCGCGGCTGCTGGGTCTTGCCCGGGAACGACGAGAGGAAGCGCCATGA
- a CDS encoding SDR family oxidoreductase: MSLAGKVAIVTGSGRGLGLAYAQELARRGASVVVNDVDAEVTTDAVEAIQASGGRAVAVVAPVGPTETAKVLVSTAVEHFGRLDILVTNAGVLRDTVLWKMSDDDFDTVVDVHLRGTFTTVREAVQHMRQAGAGGRIICIGSPTGQRGTFGQTNYAAAKAGIVGMVRTWALELKRAGITANAVVPVAATAMTATVPYFAAAVRADANGEPMPAFFRQELGFGTSDDVAGLIAFLGSDAAASVTGQVIGVGGDRLQIWTHPEPALSAHREGGWTYEALEEAWPTTFAGATQSVGEHFPELPEEFKPATD, translated from the coding sequence ATGTCACTTGCCGGCAAAGTCGCGATCGTCACTGGTTCCGGGCGGGGTCTCGGCCTCGCCTACGCGCAGGAGCTGGCCCGGCGGGGCGCGTCCGTCGTGGTGAACGACGTCGACGCCGAGGTCACCACCGACGCGGTGGAGGCGATCCAGGCGTCCGGCGGTCGAGCCGTCGCAGTGGTCGCGCCCGTCGGCCCGACCGAAACCGCGAAGGTGCTCGTCAGCACTGCTGTCGAGCACTTCGGGCGGCTGGACATCCTCGTCACCAACGCCGGCGTCCTCCGCGACACAGTGCTGTGGAAGATGAGCGACGACGACTTCGACACCGTCGTCGACGTGCACCTGCGCGGCACCTTCACGACAGTGCGCGAGGCGGTGCAACACATGCGGCAGGCCGGCGCGGGCGGCCGGATCATCTGCATCGGGTCACCCACGGGACAGCGGGGCACCTTCGGCCAGACCAACTACGCCGCCGCCAAGGCGGGCATCGTCGGCATGGTCCGCACCTGGGCGCTCGAACTCAAGCGGGCGGGCATCACCGCAAACGCTGTCGTTCCGGTCGCCGCGACCGCGATGACCGCCACCGTCCCCTACTTCGCCGCTGCGGTACGGGCCGATGCCAACGGCGAGCCCATGCCCGCCTTCTTCCGGCAGGAGCTCGGGTTCGGCACGTCGGACGACGTGGCCGGGCTCATCGCGTTCCTCGGCTCCGACGCGGCGGCGTCGGTGACCGGGCAGGTGATCGGTGTGGGAGGCGACCGCCTCCAGATCTGGACCCACCCCGAGCCGGCGCTCTCCGCCCACCGCGAGGGCGGCTGGACCTACGAGGCGCTGGAGGAGGCCTGGCCGACGACGTTCGCCGGGGCCACGCAGAGCGTCGGTGAGCACTTCCCCGAACTCCCCGAGGAGTTCAAGCCCGCGACCGACTGA
- a CDS encoding IclR family transcriptional regulator produces MRAQPGRSVTSKVLALLGAFGPTSAALTLSELARRTGLPLSTVHRRAAELVEWGALERGDDGRYRIGLRLWEVGSLAPRGLALRELALPVMEDLYEVTHENVQLAVRQDLELVFIERIAGRHAVPVLTRVGGRFALHATGVGLVLLAHAPVDVQEQVLAAPLERYTDLTITDPARLRRCLAEVRRAGYAVSDRQVTMDALSVAAPIRAPEGVVAAISLVVAQDRADPVALAPLVQAAGRVLSRALGSSGAGLV; encoded by the coding sequence ATGCGGGCGCAGCCGGGGCGGTCGGTGACAAGCAAGGTGCTGGCGCTGCTCGGCGCGTTCGGCCCCACGAGTGCGGCGCTGACCCTGAGCGAGCTGGCCCGCCGCACCGGACTGCCGCTGTCCACTGTGCACCGCCGGGCCGCCGAACTGGTCGAGTGGGGGGCGTTGGAGCGCGGCGACGACGGACGCTACCGGATCGGCCTGCGGTTGTGGGAGGTGGGCTCGCTCGCCCCGCGTGGTCTGGCGCTGCGGGAGCTGGCCCTTCCGGTCATGGAGGACCTGTACGAGGTGACCCACGAGAACGTCCAGCTCGCCGTCCGGCAGGATCTCGAACTCGTCTTCATCGAACGCATCGCCGGACGGCACGCGGTGCCGGTGCTCACCCGGGTCGGCGGCCGGTTCGCGCTGCACGCCACAGGCGTCGGGCTGGTCCTGCTCGCGCACGCGCCAGTCGACGTGCAGGAGCAGGTGCTGGCCGCGCCGCTGGAGCGGTACACCGACCTGACAATCACCGACCCGGCGCGGCTGCGTCGCTGCCTCGCCGAGGTGCGGCGGGCCGGGTACGCGGTGAGCGATCGTCAGGTCACCATGGACGCCCTCTCGGTGGCCGCGCCGATCCGCGCGCCGGAGGGTGTGGTGGCGGCGATCTCGCTGGTGGTAGCCCAGGACCGGGCCGACCCGGTGGCCCTTGCCCCGCTGGTCCAGGCCGCGGGCCGGGTGCTCTCGCGGGCGCTGGGCAGCTCGGGCGCGGGTCTGGTGTAG
- a CDS encoding PDR/VanB family oxidoreductase codes for MTDDLAGAELVVASRDQAAAEVVEIGLCRPGGGDLPEWTPGAHVDLELDIGLVRQYSLCGDPADRAALRIAVQREPTGRGGSRLAHERLTVGARVRVRGPRNNFPLVAARRYLFVAGGVGITPIRPMVAAADAAGADWKLVYGGRSRATMAFAAALRERYGDRVSLHPQDECGLLDLAGLLGRPDTGLVYCCGPESLIRAVEEHCRGWPPGCLHVERFTPLGVTGGEETAIEVELALSGRTVTVPPGTPILQAVEEAGVQVLSSCREGTCGTCETPVLAGTPEHRDSLLTEQERAAGDTMMICVSRARTPRLVLEL; via the coding sequence GTGACCGACGATCTCGCCGGGGCGGAACTGGTGGTCGCCAGCCGGGACCAGGCAGCGGCGGAGGTTGTCGAGATCGGCCTGTGCCGCCCGGGCGGCGGTGACCTGCCCGAGTGGACGCCGGGCGCGCACGTCGACCTGGAGCTGGACATCGGACTGGTACGCCAGTACTCCCTCTGTGGCGATCCGGCCGACCGGGCCGCCCTGCGGATCGCGGTGCAGCGCGAGCCCACCGGGCGCGGCGGCTCGCGGCTGGCGCACGAGCGGCTCACCGTCGGCGCGCGCGTCCGGGTGCGCGGGCCTCGCAACAACTTCCCGCTCGTCGCGGCGCGGCGCTACCTCTTCGTGGCCGGCGGCGTCGGCATCACGCCGATCAGACCCATGGTCGCCGCGGCCGACGCCGCCGGTGCCGACTGGAAACTTGTGTACGGGGGACGCAGCCGCGCCACGATGGCCTTCGCGGCAGCCCTGCGGGAGAGGTACGGCGATCGGGTGAGCCTGCACCCGCAGGACGAGTGCGGGTTGCTCGACCTGGCCGGATTGCTCGGTCGGCCCGACACCGGCCTCGTTTACTGCTGCGGGCCGGAGTCACTGATCAGAGCGGTGGAGGAACACTGCCGTGGCTGGCCGCCCGGCTGCCTGCACGTCGAGCGCTTCACCCCGCTGGGTGTCACCGGCGGGGAGGAGACGGCGATCGAGGTCGAACTCGCGCTCTCCGGGCGGACGGTGACGGTGCCGCCGGGCACACCGATCCTCCAGGCGGTGGAGGAGGCCGGGGTGCAGGTCCTGTCGTCCTGCCGGGAGGGCACCTGCGGCACCTGCGAGACTCCGGTGCTCGCCGGTACGCCGGAGCATCGCGACAGTCTGCTCACCGAGCAGGAGCGTGCCGCCGGGGACACCATGATGATCTGCGTTTCCCGGGCCCGTACGCCCCGGCTCGTGCTGGAGCTGTGA